GTCCCTCCTCGACTGCGTCCGGCGCGCGTGTTGCGCCAGATGGTGCCATGCCTGCGTCCGTGTCACCCACGCGGTCCGCGGACCGTGAGCAGACCGTGTCCGCGAGGCGGTTCCGGCGCATCGGTCCGGCACGGGAGGAACCCTGGCATCAAGGGCTACTACGGATGCGCACGGGGTCCGGTTCACCCCGGACCGCGACCACGTCGCCCCGGGATCGTCCGGGTGGGTGCGCGAAAGCCCCGCCGGCAGCACCGGCGGGGCTTTCGCGATCGGCCTTCGAGCGGGGCTCAGCCCTGCTTGGTGGCCTCGATCTCCAGCAGGATCGTGATCTTGTCGCCGACGACGGCGCCGGCGGGGCCGCCGGTCACGCCGAAGTCCTTGCGGCTGATCTCGGTGGAGGCGGAGAAGCCCGCGACCTTGGCGCCCTCGCCCATGCCGTCGCCGAAGCCGTTCAGCTCCAGCTCCAGGGTCACGGCCTTGGTCACGCCGTGGAACGACAGGTCGCCGTCGACGAGGAAGCCCTCGCCGTGGGCGCGCACACCGGTGGAGGTGAAGGTCAGCTCCGGGAACTTCTCGACGTCCAGGAAGTCCTCGCCGCGCACGTGGGCGTCGCGCTGCTCGTTGCGGGTGTCGATGGAACCCGCGTCGATCTTGGCGGTGACCGAGGACTCCAGCGGGTTCTCGGCGGTCACGATGGCGCCCTCGAAGGTGCCGAAGTGGCCGCGGACCTTGGACACGCCCAGGTGGCGGACCACGAAGGAGACGTCCGAGTGCACCGGGTCGATCGCCCAGGTGCCCACGAGGTAGCCGGGGATCGCAGTCTGCGAGGTCATCGTCAAAGTCCTTCTCGGTCGGTCTGGTTGAACTCTCAACAGAACATAGCGCATCCTGGTTGAGTGTTCAACAACGGACGTATGATGGGGGTATGAGCGACGTGCGGTGGTTGAGCGCCGAGGAGCAGCAGGTCTGGCGTGCCTTCATGACCGCCGTGACCAAGTTCACCGGACACCTGGACCGGCAGTTGCAGCGCGACTCCGGCATGCCGATGGCCTACTACGAGATCCTGGTCGCCCTGTCGGAGGCGCCGGACCGCGCGATGAGGATGAGCGAGCTGGCGTCGGTGTGCCTCTCCTCCCGGTCGAGGCTGTCCCACGCGGTGGCCCGCCTGGAGAAGGAGGGCTGGGTCGAGCGCCGGGCGTGCGCGTCGGACCGGCGCGGCTCCATCGCGACGCTGACCGACGAGGGCTTCGCCGTGCTGCGGGAGGCCGCGCCGGGGCACGTGGCGGCGGTGCGCGAGCACCTGTTCGACGTGCTGACACCGGAGCAGCTGCGAGCGCTGGCGTCGATCAGCCGTGCGGTCGACGCCGGGCTGACCGTGGAGTGCGACAAGGCCCGCGCCGAACTCGGCGAGTTCTGAGGGGGTCGGCCGCGGCACCGCGCGTGTCCGTCGGGTCGAGGGCGCCGGTCGGGACGTCGGTCAGACCGTCCCGGTAGGACCGGACCGGACCAGTCGGGCGACCGGCCACCACACGACCAGTTGCAGCACGGCCAGCGCCAGCGCGAAGGGCAGCAGCGTCCCCACGCCGACGGCCTGCGCGAGCGCACCCGCCGACCACGGCAGCACCCCGCCGCCGATCGAGGAACCGGCGTTCAGCACACCCATCGCGGTGGGTGCCAGCCGAGGCCCGACCAGGTCCGGCACCACCGCGATCGCGGTCGGGAACACCGGTCCCAGCGCGAAGCCGAGCAGCGCGAAGCCCGCGACCGGGGGGAACGGGGTCAGCCACAGCGCGGCCGCCGCCACCGCCACCCCGGACAGGCACAGCGTCATCAGGCCCACCGCCGTCCACCCCAGGCGGGTGAGCACCGGGCTGATCGTGAACCGCCCGACCGTCAACCCCAGCCAGTACGCGCCCACCGCGTAGCCGGCCGCCGCGTCGGCGTGCCCGCGCGCCTGCACCAGGTAGCTGAACCCCCAGCTGCCGACCGACTGCTCCAACCCGACGTACAGCACCAGCAGGAGGGTGGCGACCAGCACGCCGCGGTGGCGCAGCGCCGTGCCCAGCAGGCCCGTCGACCGGGTCGGCGACGACGCCGGGGCCCGCGCGGGGAACGCGACCAGGTAGCAGGCCACCAGGGGGAGCGCGGCCAGGCCCAGCACCAGCCAGGTGGTGGGCCACGGCGCGGTGGCGAGGAGCCGGGTCGCGCCCACCGGTCCGAGCAGCGCGCCCGCGCCGAAGAACGCGTGCAGCCGGTTGAGCCGGGTCGTGGCCCCCGGCAGCGCCGCCAGCACCGCGTTGAGGACCGACTCCAGCACCCCGCTCGCCCAACCCACGACGGCCTGGAGCAGCGCGTACCCGACGAACGGCGGGTGCGCCGCGGTGACCAGGGCGGCCACCGCGAACAGGACGCCCGCCGCCGCGAGCACGGTCCGCGGTCCCCAGCGGTGCAGCAGCGGTCCGGCGGCGGCCCCGCCCAGCACGAACCCCGCCGACCCGGTGAGGAACGTCAGCCCGAGCGTGGCCCGGTCGACCCCGTAGTCGTCGAGCTGCGCCGGCAGCAGCACGCCCGACGCGCCGATGCCGACGCCGAGCAACGCGAACGTCGCGTACGCCGACGCGACCCGGACCCGCACCCCGTCCACCGGACCTCCCCCGGACCGGTCCGAGGATCGGACGACCGCGCACCGCGGGTCGAGGGCTTGCGCAACCTTTCGGCGCGCGTTTCGCGCAAAATCGCCGGCCGCCGGGCGCGCGGGCGGTCACCATGGCGGCCATGATGCTGCTCGTCCCCGCCGACCCGCTGCGGCCGGTGCGCCCAGACCCGCACTTCGCCCCCGAGGCCGCCGCCGCCCGCGACGCCGGGCACCGGGTCGCGGTCGTCGACCACGACGCGCTCGCCCGCGGTGAGGCCGAGCGCGCCGTGGCACGGGTGCCCGCCGACGACGATGCCGTCTACCGGGGCTGGATGCTGCGCTCCGAGCACTACTCCGCGTTCGCCGCCGCCCTGGCCGCGCGGGGCGTGACGACGCGCACCTCGCCCGGGCAGTACCGCCGGGCCCACGAGCTGCCCGGCTGGTACGGGGACTTCACCGCGCACACCCCCGAGTCGGTGTGGACGGTGGGCTTCGACCGCGAGGCCTTCGACGAGGTCCGCCGCGACCTCGGCTCCGGCCCGGCCGTGCTGCGCGACTACGTGAAGTCCGCGAAGCACCACTGGCACGAGGCCGCCTACATCCCGGACCTCGCCGACGCCGAGGCCGCCTGGCGGGTCGCCGCGCGGTTCCTCGAATTGCGCGACGACGACGCCACCGGCGGGTTCGTGCTGCGCCGCTTCGAGCGGTTCACCTCCACCGAGGTCCGCACCTGGTGGGTCGACGGCGCCTGCGCGCTCATCGGTCCCCACCCCGACACGCCGAACGAGGTGCCCGACGCGCCGGACCTCGGCGCCATCGGTCCGCTGATCGCCGACCTGCGGTTCGCCACCGTCGACCTGGCCCGGCGCGCGGACGGCGAGTGGCGGGTGGTGGAACTCGGCGACGGCCAGGTCAGCGACAAGCCCGGCACCACCGCGGCGGGCGCGGTGGTCGCGATCCTGTGACGGCGCGGGACCGACGGCGCGGGACCGACGGCGCTGGACCGACGGCGTGACACCACGGGGATCAGCGCACGCCGCGCGGCCGGAACTGGACGCTGACGCGCGGACCGACCGCCCCGGCCGCCTTGGGGACGGCGTGCTCCCAGGTGCGCTGGCACGAGCCGCCCATGACGATCAGGTCGCCGTGGCCGAGGGCGTAGCGGGTGGTGGGACCGCCGCCGCGCGGTCGCAGGGCCAGGGTGCGCGGGGCGCCGACGGACACGATGGCCACCATCGTGTCGTGCGTGGCGCCTCGGCCGATCGTGTCGCCGTGCCAGGCCACGCCGTCGCGACCGTCGCGGTAGTAGCAGAGGCCGGCGGTGCGGAACGGTTCGCCCAGCTCCTCCGCGTAGTGCGCGCTCAACGCCGTGCGCGCCCCGGTGAGCACCGGGTCGGGCAGGGGAGCGGTCTCGTCGTAGAAGCGGAGCAGGCGCGGGACGTCGACCACGCGCTCGTACATCCGCCTGCGCTCGGCCCGCCACGGCACCTCGGCCACCAGGCGTCGGAACAACGCGTCCGCGCCGGTCAGCCAGCCCGGCAGCACGTCCACCCACGCGCCGTCGCCCAGGGTGGTCCGCCGCAGCCCCGTCAGCGGGCGCAGCGCCGGGGCCTGCGCGCCGTCGTCGAACAGCGACACCTGCATGTCGGCAGCATAACCCGGTCGGTCGAACACCTGTTCGACCACGACTGGCGGGAGGGGGTCAGGCGTCCGGCTCGGGCTTGCGCCGGCGGCCACCGGTGCGCACGGGCGCGGCCTGCTCCTGGCTCTGGTCGACCTGCTTCGGCCCGGCGGCCTCACCTTCGGCGGGCTTGTCGGACAGCAGGATGGCGGCCAGCTCGTCGTAGATCGGTGTGCTGCTCATAGAAAAATCCTCTACCCCGTTTGTACGCAAGTTACACGCGTGTACGTCAAGGCGTACGTCCAGGGTTGGCAAAGCGATCGGGGGTCGGCCGGACGGGTGGTCGGGGAGTGGTCACGGGGTGGCGCGGTGCGCGGTCGCGTGACGTGCGCGACAATTCCCTCCTACCTCCGATAGACGGATGTCCTAGTAATCTGTGGGGGAGTCGCCGATGCCGAAGGAGCCGTCGTGACCGCCGCCAGCCCGCTGCACACCCCGGAGCACCCGGTCCGCTTCATCACCGCGGCCAGCCTGTTCGACGGGCACGACGCGGCGATCAACATCATGCGCCGCATCCTCCAGTCGCAGGGCGTCGAGGTCGTGCACCTCGGCCACAACCGGTCCGTGCGCGAGGTCGTGGACGCGGCGGTCCAGGAGGACGTGCAGGGCATCGCCATCAGCGCCTACCAGGGCGGCCACGTCGAGTACTTCACCTACCTGGTCGAACTGCTCGCCGAGCGCGGTGCGGGGCACGTCAAGGTCTTCGGCGGCGGTGGCGGCGTGATCGTGCCCGAGGAGATCGAGCTGCTGCACTCGCGCGGCGTGGCGCGGATCTTCTCCCCGGCCGACGGCCAGCAGTTGGGCCTGGCCCGCATGATCAACACGATGGTGGCGGCGTGCGACCACCCGTTGGCCGAGCGCGTGCCGCCGTCGTGGGACGGGCTGTTCACCGGCGGGGACGACCTGCTGGCCCGCGCCGTCACGCTCGTCGAGGCCGGCTGGCTCCCCGACGACCTGCGGGAGGACCTGGTCGCCGCGGCGGCCGGGCGCACCGTGCCGGTCCTGGGCATCACCGGCACCGGCGGCTCGGGCAAGTCCTCGCTGACCGACGAGCTGGTGCGCCGCTTCCGGCTCGACCAGGAGGACAAGCTGCGGGTGGCCGTCCTGGCCGTCGACCCGACCCGCCGCAAGGGCGGCGGCGCCCTGCTGGGCGACCGCATCCGGATGAACTGCCTGGGCGGCGACCGCGTGTTCTTCCGCTCGATGGCCACCCGGCGCGCGGGCGCGGAGGTGCCCGACGGGCTGGCCGACGCGATCCTGACCTGCAAGGCGGCCGGGTTCGACCTGGTCGTCGTGGAGACGCCGGGCATCGGCCAGGGCGACGCGGCGATCGTGCCCTTCGCGGACCTCTCGCTGTACGTGATGACGCCGGAGTTCGGCGCCGCGTCGCAGCTGGAGAAGATCGACATGCTCGACTTCGCCGACGTGGTCGCGATCAACAAGTTCGAGCGCCGCGGCGCCGAGGACGCCCGCCGCGACGTCGCCCGCCAGCTGGTGCGCAACCGCGAGGCGTTCGGCGCGTCCTGGGAGGACATGCCGGTCTTCGGCACGTCCGCCGCCACCTTCAACGACGACGGCGTGACCGCCCTGTACCAGCACCTGCGCGACGAGCTGGCGCAGCGCGGCCTCGCCGTGGGCGACGGCGCGCTGGCCCGGGTCGACCGCAAGGTGTCCACGTCGGCGTCCACCGTCGTGCCGCCCGAGCGCGTCCGCTACCTGGCCGAGATCGCGGAGACCGTGCGCGGCTACCACCGCGCCACCGAGACCCACGTGGACGCCGTGCGCCGGGTCGCGCGCCTGCGCGCCGTGCGCGAGGAGCTGGCCGCCGCCGGCCACGACACCGCCGGGGTCGCGGAGCTGCTGGGGGCGGCCGAGCAGCGGGTCGACGCGGTGTCCGCGGCGCTGCTCGCCGAGTGGCCGAAGACCGTCGAGGACTACAGCGGCGACGAACTGGTGGTGAAGGTCCGCGACCGGGAGATCCGCACGACGCTCACCCGCGAGACGCTGTCGGGCAACCGGGTGCGCCGCGTCTCGCTGCCCCGCCACGACGACGACGGCACGCTGCTGCGCTTCCTGCGCGAGGAGAACCTGCCCGGCCGCTTCCCGTACACGGCGGGCGTGTTCCCGTTCAAGCGCGACGGCGAGGACCCGGCGCGCATGTTCGCGGGCGAGGGCGACGCGTTCCGCACCAACCGCCGCTTCAAGTACCTGTCCCAGGGCTCGGAGGCCACGCGCCTGTCCACCGCGTTCGACTCGGTCACGCTCTACGGCCGCGACCCCGACACCCCGCCGGACGTCTACGGCAAGGTCGGCACGTCCGGCGTGTCCATCGCGACCCTGGACGACATGAAGGCGCTCTACGACGGCTTCGACCTCACCGCGCCCACCACGTCGGTGTCGATGACCATCAACGGCCCCGCGCCCACGATCCTCGCGTTCTTCCTCAACACCGTGGTGGACCAGCAGGTCGACAAGTTCCGGGCCGAGCACGGCCGGGAGCCGTCGGCGGAGGAGGCCGCGGAGCTGCGGGCGCGGGCGCTGTCGACCGTGCGCGGCACCGTGCAGGCCGACATCCTCAAGGAGGACCAGGGCCAGAACACCTGCATCTTCTCCACCGAGTTCTCGCTGCGGATGATGGCCGACATCCAGGAGTGGTTCATCCGCAACCGGGTCCGCAACTTCTACTCGGTGTCCATCTCCGGCTACCACATCGCCGAGGCCGGCGCGAACCCCATCAGCCAGCTCGCCTTCACCCTCGCCAACGGGTTCACCTACGTCGAGTCGTACCTCGCGCGCGGGATGTCGATCGACGACTTCGCGCCCAACCTGTCGTTCTTCTTCTCCAACGGCATGGACGCCGAGTACAGCGTCATCGGCCGGGTGGCGCGACGCATCTGGGCCATCGCCATGCGGGAGCGCTACGGCGCCAACGAGCGGTCGCAGAAGTTCAAGTACCACGTGCAGACCTCCGGCCGGTCCCTGCACGCGCAGGAGATGGACTTCAACGACATCCGCACCACCCTCCAGGCGCTGTGTGCCCTGTACGACAACACGAACTCGTTGCACACCAACGCCTACGACGAGGCGGTCACCACGCCCACCGAGGCGTCGGTGCGCCGGGCGATGGCCATCCAGCTCATCATCAACAAGGAGTGGGGCCTGTCGGCGAACGAGAACCCGCTCCAGGGCTCGTTCGTGATCGACGAGCTGACCGACCTGGTCGAGGAGGCGGTGCTCGCCGAGTTCGACCGGCTCTCCGAGCGCGGCGGCGTGCTGGGCGCGATGGAGACCGGCTACCAGCGCGGTCGCATCCAGGACGAGTCGATGCGCTACGAGCAGCGCAAGCACGACGGGTCGCTGCCGCTGGTCGGGGTGAACACGTTCCTGCCCGAGGACGGCTCGCGCGAGCAGGCGACCATCGAGCTGGCCCGCGCCACCGAGGACGAGAAGCGCTCGCAGGTCGAGCGGACCCGCTCGTTCGCCGCCGCCCACGCCGCGGAGGCCGAGCCCGCCCTGCGCCGGCTCAAGCAGGCCGCCGCGTCGGGGGAGAACGTGTTCGACGTGCTGGTGGACGCGGCGCGCGTGTGCACGCTCGGGCAGATCACCGAGGCGTTCTTCGAGGTGGGCGGCCAGTACCGGCGCAACGTGTGAGGAATCGCGACCCGCGTGGTTGAACCGCCCGCCCGCGGTTATCCCGCGGCCATGGGCGAGCAGAATTCGTTGTTCTTCGTCGGCAACGCCACGACGGTGCTGAGGTTGGGGCCGTTCACCCTGCTGACCGACCCCAACTTCCTCCGCCGCGGCCAGTGGAGCTACTTCGGGCAGGGGCTGGTGTCCCGGCGGCTCAAGGACCCGGCCGTCGGCATCGACGGGCTGCCGCCGCTCGACGCGGTGGTGCTGTCGCACTTCCACGGCGACCACTTCGACCGGGTCGCGGCGCGCGGCCTCGACCACGACCTGCCGGTCCTGACCACCCCGCACGCCGCGCGCAGGCTCGGTCGGCGCGGCTTCCGGGAAACGCTGGGCCTGCGCACCTGGGGGCAGGAGACGCTGACCAGGGGCGAGGCGTCGGTGACGATCACGTCGCTGCCGGGGCGGCACGCGCTCGGCGCGCTGGCCAGGGTCCTGCCACCGGTGATGGGCACCATGGTCGAGTACCGGGCGAACCCGACCGCGACGCCGCTGCGGGTCTACCTCAGCGGTGACACGCTCGTCCACGACGAGCTGCGCGAGATCCGCGAGCGCTACCCGGAGATCGACGTCGCGGTCGTCCACCTGGGCGGCACGAAGGTGCTGGGCGTGCTGCTCACCATGGACGGCGCGCAGGGCGTCGACCTGCTGGAGATGCTGCGCCCGCGGCACGCCGTGCCGGTGCACTACGACGACTACGGCCTGATGAAGTCGCCGCTGTCGGACTTCGTCGGCGAGGTCGAGCGCCGCCGCCCACCGGTCTCGTTGATCCCGGTGGGCCGCGGCGAGACGGTCCCGATCCCCGGCCGGCTCACCCGGTGAAGGTGCGGACCAGCAGGAACACGTTCAACGCCGAGATGACCGCCGCGCCCGCCGCGCCGAACCACGTGGTGGCGCGGCGGTTCACCGCGTCGCCCATCACGTCGCGACGGCGCCCCAGCAGCACGAGCGGGACGAGGGCGAACGGGATGCCGAACGACAGCACGACCTGGCTGAGCACCAGCGCCTTCATCGGGTCGACGCCCATCGCCAGGATGACCAGCGCCGGGGCCATGGTCAGCAGCCTGCGCAGCGACAGCGGGATGCGGCGGCGCAGGAAGCCCTCCATGACGACCTGACCGGAGTAGGTGCCGACGCTGGACGCGGCCAGGCCCGAGGCCAGCAGGGCCAGCGCGAACGCCAGCGCAGCGCCGGGGCCGAGCAGGCTGCCCAGCCCGCTGTGCATGTCCTCCAGCGACTCGCTGGGCGTGTCGCTGCCGTGGAACGCGCCGGCCGCCACGACCAGCATGCTCACGTTGACGACGCCGGCCACGCCGAGCGCGACCAGGATGTCCGTGCGGCTGGCCCGCAGCGTCCGCCGCCGCACCACCGGGTCGGTCGTGTGGTGGCGCTGGGTGAGCGCCGAGTGCAGGTAGATGACGTGCGGCATGACGGTCGCGCCGAGCATGCCGGTGGCCAGCAGCACGCTGTCCACGCCGGCGAACCCCGGCACGAGCCCGGCCGCCGCGCCGGTGAGGGGACCGAGCTGCAACGCCTGGTAGAGGAACCCGCCGAGCACGATCGCGAGCAGGCCGACGATCACCGACTCGAACCGGCGCCTGCGCAGCGGGGCCAGCGCGAGGATGCCCGCCGACACCACCGCCGTGATCAGCGCGGCGGGCAGCAGCGGCACCCCGAACAGCAGGTTCAGCGCCACCGCCGCGCCCACGAACTCGGCCAGGTCGGTGGCCATCGCCACCAGTTCGGCCTGCACCCACAGCATCCCCGTGACCGGTCGCGAGTAGCGCTCGCGGCACAGTTCCGGCAGGTTGCGGCCGGTGACCACGCCGAGCTTCGCCGACTGGTACTGGATGAACATCGCCAACCCGCTCGCCGCGACGATCACCCACAGCAGCAGGTAGCCGTGCTTGGCGCCGCCCGCCATGTTGGTCGCGAAGTTGCCCGGGTCGACGTACGCGACCGCCACCACGAACGCCGGGCCCATGACCACGGCCGCCGACCGCAGCCGCGCCACCACCGGCGACGCCATCGAGATGCCGACCATCCCACCGTCCTTCCGTGCTCGGGTGGTGGCCACCCGGACGGGTGGCCACCACAGCGGGACCTGGTGTCAGGGAGCGAGCTTCTTGATGGCCTTCTCGATGAGACCGAGGTTCGCGGGGCTCGTCGCGTAGAGCATCGGGTCCGGCGGCGGCGCGGACGCCTTGCCCCCCAGCGGCTCGACGTCCATCAGGTAGGAGAACTCGTGCGAGCCGTCCGGCGCGGGTCCGGAGGCCCAGCGGCCCTCGGGGCCGTGCACGCCGTCGGAGTTGTGCCAGATCGTGCCCGCGTGCTCCTGGTGCTCCTCGTCGAACAGCGCGCTCGGGCTGATCGGGCCCTCCAGCCCGTCCTCCTGGAGCTCCTCGATCGCGGCCAGCCACATGTTCTGGTGGGCCGTGTCGCGGGCGAGGTTGAACTTGAGCATGTCGCGCACGCCGGGGTCGTCGGTCATGTTGTAGAGGCGCGCGGTCTGGAGCCGGCCCTGCGCCTCGGCCGCGACGTTCACCCGGAAGTCGGCCATCAGGTTGCCGCTGGCCACGATGTAGCGGCCGTTCCACGGCACCCCGTTGCTGTCGGACAGGGTGGGGCCGCCGCCGCTGACGATGGCCTGCTGGACGTCCATGCCGCCGAGGACCGCCGCGACGGCCGGGTCCTTCACGGCGTCGGCCGTCATCTCCGAAGGAGCGCCCTCCAACAGCCTGGCGCACATCGTCGCCAGCATCTCCACGTGGCCGATCTCCTCGGTGGCCACGTCCATGATGAGGTCCTTGTACTTGCCCTCCACGCGGCAGTTCCAGCCCTGGAACAGGTACTGCATCGTCACCGTCATCTCGCCCCACGCGCCACCGATCAGCTCCTGGAGCTTGCGGGCGAACAGGGCGTCCGGCGCGCTGGGCTTGGCCTCGAACTGCAGCCTGCTGGTGTGCAGGAACATCACGCCTCCTGGGTTGCGGTCAGGGCGCCGACGCTAGGAACGCCGCATGACAGGGAGCGCCCGAACCCGCCACGGGCGCGTCACCGCCGCGTCACCCGTGCTGGTCACAGCGGAAGAAAATTCGCGGCCGATGGTGTGTTCGCGGATTTCACGGGCACCCGTGCGGCCCGAGCACCCTGTAGATGGGCAGTACCGATGAGCGAACCCCTCGCCGAGTCCGAGCCCCGCACCACGATCAGGCTCCTCGACGGCTTCGTCCTGGAGCACGGTCCGACACCACTGCACGTGATACCGGGCGCGCGCCGGCTGCTGGCCCTGCTCGCTGTGCGGCAGGCGCCGGTCAGCCGCGCGGTCGTGGCGGCGATGCTGTGGCCGGAGGCGACCGCCCGCCGTGCCGCCGCGTGCCTGCGCTCCACCCTGTGGCGCCTGGCCCAGCCGGGCGCGCCGCTGGTCGAGCCGACCGAGGACGCGCTGCGCCTGGGTGCGGCGGTGGACGTCGACTTCCACCGGGCGTGCCGCCTGGCCGCCACCGCCGCGGAGGCGGGCACGCCCGACCCGGGGGCCGTGGCCCTGCTCAAGGCCGACCTGCTGCCCGGCTGGAGCGACCAGTGGCTGGCGGCCGAGCAGGACTGGTGGCACGAGGCGCGGCTGCGGGCGCTGGAGGCGCTCAGCACGCGGTTCAGGTCCGCCGGCGACCGCCACCGCGCCCACCAGGCCGCGCTGGCGGCCGTGCAGAGCGACCCGCTGCGCGAGAGCGCCCACCGCACCCTGGTCGAGTTGCACCTCGACGACGGCAACCCCGCGCAGGCCGTGCGGCAGTACCGGAGCTACCGCTCGCGGCTGCGCGCCGAACTGGGGCTGGAGCCGTCACCGGAGATCCACCGGCTGGTCGGCCCGCTCCTCGGCGGACGGGCGTGACGGCGCGGGGGAGGTTCAGGCGAATGGGTCGCCGTCCGGGGGTTTGAAGCGGATCGGCCCGGCAATCCAGCGCCCACCGCTCGCGGGCACGAGGAGGAAGTCGATGACCGAACCACAGCGGGACGACGAGGGCGTCGAGCGCGGTGCGGCCGAGGAGAACAGCGGGTCGCCCCTGACCGAGACCGAGGTCGAGGTCTCGAAGCGGCCGCCGAGCGACTCGCCGGAGGACGAGGCGTGAACGGCAGGCTCACGACGTTGGCCCTGACCGGAGCGGGTGCGGCGGCGGCGTTGGCCGGCCGCGCCGTGGCCCGGCGCCGCGCGGCGCACGGCACCCGGTCGGACCACTGGCTCGCGGTGACGGTGGCCCGCCCGCTGGAGGACGTGGAGGGGGCGCGGGCCCTGCCCGAACCGCTGGAGCGGCTGAGCGGGCAGGTCGACCTGCGCTTCCGCGCGGCCCCCGGCGACCGGGGCACCGAGGTGCTGGGCCGGCCGCGCGGCGACGCCGTGTCGCGGGAGGACCTGCGGGTGGCGCTGCGGAAGGCCAAGTCGCTGCTGGAGACCGGCACCGTGGTCCAGCCCGACGCGCGGCCGTCGACGCACCCCGGTCCGGCGGGCAAGGTGCTCCAGTTCGTCGTGCGCAAGTCCAAGGGGGAGGGCAGGCTGTGAAGGCGCTGTGCTGGGAAGGCGTCAACGACGTCCGGGTGCAGAACGTGCCCGACCCGATCATCC
This region of Saccharothrix longispora genomic DNA includes:
- a CDS encoding MFS transporter; this encodes MDGVRVRVASAYATFALLGVGIGASGVLLPAQLDDYGVDRATLGLTFLTGSAGFVLGGAAAGPLLHRWGPRTVLAAAGVLFAVAALVTAAHPPFVGYALLQAVVGWASGVLESVLNAVLAALPGATTRLNRLHAFFGAGALLGPVGATRLLATAPWPTTWLVLGLAALPLVACYLVAFPARAPASSPTRSTGLLGTALRHRGVLVATLLLVLYVGLEQSVGSWGFSYLVQARGHADAAAGYAVGAYWLGLTVGRFTISPVLTRLGWTAVGLMTLCLSGVAVAAAALWLTPFPPVAGFALLGFALGPVFPTAIAVVPDLVGPRLAPTAMGVLNAGSSIGGGVLPWSAGALAQAVGVGTLLPFALALAVLQLVVWWPVARLVRSGPTGTV
- a CDS encoding alpha-ketoglutarate-dependent dioxygenase AlkB, which codes for MQVSLFDDGAQAPALRPLTGLRRTTLGDGAWVDVLPGWLTGADALFRRLVAEVPWRAERRRMYERVVDVPRLLRFYDETAPLPDPVLTGARTALSAHYAEELGEPFRTAGLCYYRDGRDGVAWHGDTIGRGATHDTMVAIVSVGAPRTLALRPRGGGPTTRYALGHGDLIVMGGSCQRTWEHAVPKAAGAVGPRVSVQFRPRGVR
- the icmF gene encoding fused isobutyryl-CoA mutase/GTPase IcmF, coding for MTAASPLHTPEHPVRFITAASLFDGHDAAINIMRRILQSQGVEVVHLGHNRSVREVVDAAVQEDVQGIAISAYQGGHVEYFTYLVELLAERGAGHVKVFGGGGGVIVPEEIELLHSRGVARIFSPADGQQLGLARMINTMVAACDHPLAERVPPSWDGLFTGGDDLLARAVTLVEAGWLPDDLREDLVAAAAGRTVPVLGITGTGGSGKSSLTDELVRRFRLDQEDKLRVAVLAVDPTRRKGGGALLGDRIRMNCLGGDRVFFRSMATRRAGAEVPDGLADAILTCKAAGFDLVVVETPGIGQGDAAIVPFADLSLYVMTPEFGAASQLEKIDMLDFADVVAINKFERRGAEDARRDVARQLVRNREAFGASWEDMPVFGTSAATFNDDGVTALYQHLRDELAQRGLAVGDGALARVDRKVSTSASTVVPPERVRYLAEIAETVRGYHRATETHVDAVRRVARLRAVREELAAAGHDTAGVAELLGAAEQRVDAVSAALLAEWPKTVEDYSGDELVVKVRDREIRTTLTRETLSGNRVRRVSLPRHDDDGTLLRFLREENLPGRFPYTAGVFPFKRDGEDPARMFAGEGDAFRTNRRFKYLSQGSEATRLSTAFDSVTLYGRDPDTPPDVYGKVGTSGVSIATLDDMKALYDGFDLTAPTTSVSMTINGPAPTILAFFLNTVVDQQVDKFRAEHGREPSAEEAAELRARALSTVRGTVQADILKEDQGQNTCIFSTEFSLRMMADIQEWFIRNRVRNFYSVSISGYHIAEAGANPISQLAFTLANGFTYVESYLARGMSIDDFAPNLSFFFSNGMDAEYSVIGRVARRIWAIAMRERYGANERSQKFKYHVQTSGRSLHAQEMDFNDIRTTLQALCALYDNTNSLHTNAYDEAVTTPTEASVRRAMAIQLIINKEWGLSANENPLQGSFVIDELTDLVEEAVLAEFDRLSERGGVLGAMETGYQRGRIQDESMRYEQRKHDGSLPLVGVNTFLPEDGSREQATIELARATEDEKRSQVERTRSFAAAHAAEAEPALRRLKQAAASGENVFDVLVDAARVCTLGQITEAFFEVGGQYRRNV
- a CDS encoding MarR family winged helix-turn-helix transcriptional regulator, translating into MSDVRWLSAEEQQVWRAFMTAVTKFTGHLDRQLQRDSGMPMAYYEILVALSEAPDRAMRMSELASVCLSSRSRLSHAVARLEKEGWVERRACASDRRGSIATLTDEGFAVLREAAPGHVAAVREHLFDVLTPEQLRALASISRAVDAGLTVECDKARAELGEF
- a CDS encoding Nramp family divalent metal transporter, with translation MVGISMASPVVARLRSAAVVMGPAFVVAVAYVDPGNFATNMAGGAKHGYLLLWVIVAASGLAMFIQYQSAKLGVVTGRNLPELCRERYSRPVTGMLWVQAELVAMATDLAEFVGAAVALNLLFGVPLLPAALITAVVSAGILALAPLRRRRFESVIVGLLAIVLGGFLYQALQLGPLTGAAAGLVPGFAGVDSVLLATGMLGATVMPHVIYLHSALTQRHHTTDPVVRRRTLRASRTDILVALGVAGVVNVSMLVVAAGAFHGSDTPSESLEDMHSGLGSLLGPGAALAFALALLASGLAASSVGTYSGQVVMEGFLRRRIPLSLRRLLTMAPALVILAMGVDPMKALVLSQVVLSFGIPFALVPLVLLGRRRDVMGDAVNRRATTWFGAAGAAVISALNVFLLVRTFTG
- a CDS encoding MBL fold metallo-hydrolase, with translation MGEQNSLFFVGNATTVLRLGPFTLLTDPNFLRRGQWSYFGQGLVSRRLKDPAVGIDGLPPLDAVVLSHFHGDHFDRVAARGLDHDLPVLTTPHAARRLGRRGFRETLGLRTWGQETLTRGEASVTITSLPGRHALGALARVLPPVMGTMVEYRANPTATPLRVYLSGDTLVHDELREIRERYPEIDVAVVHLGGTKVLGVLLTMDGAQGVDLLEMLRPRHAVPVHYDDYGLMKSPLSDFVGEVERRRPPVSLIPVGRGETVPIPGRLTR
- a CDS encoding ATP-grasp domain-containing protein, with the translated sequence MMLLVPADPLRPVRPDPHFAPEAAAARDAGHRVAVVDHDALARGEAERAVARVPADDDAVYRGWMLRSEHYSAFAAALAARGVTTRTSPGQYRRAHELPGWYGDFTAHTPESVWTVGFDREAFDEVRRDLGSGPAVLRDYVKSAKHHWHEAAYIPDLADAEAAWRVAARFLELRDDDATGGFVLRRFERFTSTEVRTWWVDGACALIGPHPDTPNEVPDAPDLGAIGPLIADLRFATVDLARRADGEWRVVELGDGQVSDKPGTTAAGAVVAIL
- a CDS encoding YceI family protein produces the protein MTSQTAIPGYLVGTWAIDPVHSDVSFVVRHLGVSKVRGHFGTFEGAIVTAENPLESSVTAKIDAGSIDTRNEQRDAHVRGEDFLDVEKFPELTFTSTGVRAHGEGFLVDGDLSFHGVTKAVTLELELNGFGDGMGEGAKVAGFSASTEISRKDFGVTGGPAGAVVGDKITILLEIEATKQG